The following proteins are encoded in a genomic region of Acidobacteriota bacterium:
- a CDS encoding prepilin-type N-terminal cleavage/methylation domain-containing protein — protein sequence MNTKGFSLVEMMITLVIIAILSAIAVPHFREMRVKANEAWALTYVRSWIAAQENYRLKFQTYASSDEELIRKGFVAAPDSGNSNPTMCGYSFEIRGGTDIGAQGKWRWEGWADPIVPGSTGRSYYYVTAEDGGIIHTSTTGRASKSSPPLNYQN from the coding sequence ATGAACACCAAAGGCTTTTCGCTCGTGGAGATGATGATCACCCTGGTCATCATCGCCATCCTGTCCGCCATCGCCGTCCCCCACTTCAGGGAGATGCGCGTCAAGGCCAACGAGGCTTGGGCCCTGACCTACGTGCGGTCCTGGATCGCGGCGCAGGAGAACTACCGCCTGAAGTTCCAGACTTACGCCTCCAGCGACGAGGAACTCATCCGGAAAGGCTTCGTGGCCGCCCCCGACTCCGGCAACTCCAACCCCACCATGTGCGGGTACAGTTTCGAGATCCGCGGGGGGACCGACATCGGGGCGCAGGGCAAGTGGCGGTGGGAAGGCTGGGCGGACCCCATCGTCCCGGGCTCGACGGGGCGCAGCTACTACTACGTCACCGCCGAGGACGGGGGGATCATCCACACGTCCACCACCGGCCGGGCCAGCAAGTCTTCCCCGCCGCTGAACTACCAGAACTGA